The sequence below is a genomic window from Thalassomonas haliotis.
TTCCATGGCTGCCGCGGTTTTTTCATGAAGGTGGCCCAGTTTTTCTTTATAGATATGGATAACATTTTGTACCAGCGTGACTTTTTCTTCGCCGTCGAGTAAAAACCAGTTGAGCAGGTATAAGGCATCGGCAATTTCAATGGCATCGGCGGGCAATTCTTCCCGGTATAGCGCCAGGGCTAACCGGGTATGCTGTTCGCCGTCGTTCATGCTTTCCCGGCGCAGGCAAAAAGGCTCCACGCAATAGAGGTCGCCGCGCCCGGCAAATAAGTGGGCCTTGGCCAGCAGCAATTTATTGTCCGGGTGGTAGTTTTGGCTCAGCTCCAGGGTATGGCGGGCGACATCGTAGGCTTCCTGGCGGCGGCGCAGCTTAAGTAAGGTATCTATGGTGGTAAACTTGGTTTCTATATATTCAATGGAGTGTTTGCCATAAACCTGTTCGCTATGCTGCTCGATACGGCCTATGATCACCCTGGCTTCTTTATAATCCCCTCCGAGATAATAGAGTTCATACAGCGCCTGCTGCATCCCTTGTTTGGTGGTGGCCGGGCCTGAAAACTCGGCTATCCGTACCCGGGACTTATCCAACACAGCTTTAAGCAGGGTTTTATTGTTCTTCAGGGTATTGTAATAGCGAAAAACCGTGTCCTGGAAAAACTGTTTTTCCGCCGACAGTGACTCTAAGCGCAACATTTGATGCTGGTGCTGTGATTGCAACTGGCTGAACTTAAAGTAGAGTAAGAACAAGGCATATAGCAGGACGGCAGCCAGCAGCCAACTCAGTTGCTGTGATTTGCAGACAAGCAGTTGCCGGGGAAAAGGGAGCAGCTTTTGCTTGTTATGCGTTTTAGCGGGGGGCGTTATTTGCTTATCGACAGCAAGCACATCCGTTGGCAATTCTTTATTATCGTCCTGTTTATCCTCCCGGCTCGGGGGGGATGTTTCTTTCCGGTACCGGCAAATTTGCGCTGAAAGTTTATAACCTTGTTTGGTGATGGTACTGATCAAGGTCTTAGTATCATCAGCAAAGCAATTGCGTAGTTCCTTGATACTTTGCTTAAGTACATTTTCCCCGACATATTTTCCTGACCAGACATGGTCAAAGAAATATTGTGCGGTGACAACATTGCCCTGGCTAAGTATCAGCAGGTTGAGTACATCTGCGGTTTTGGCCCTGAGTTTGGTTTCTTGTCCTTCCCGGATGACTACCTGGGTAGCACTGTTATAAATCCAGATCTTGTTGATCTGATAGCAGCTATCATTTTGCCGTAGCAGAGGCTCGTGTGCTGATACTGACATCAATTTCCCTATCCTAGTATAAAAGTCGATTCCCCGATGGTATCACTCTGGTACGACGTCTAGACATTACACGGGATAACGGCTTTTTTTCAATCGGGTGTGCTGTGGTTTGATATCAGTAAAGTCAACCACTTAAGGGGTTTTTTCTTTTAAAAGTTGCAGTGTAGGGGGCAAAACCGGATACGGTAATTTTTTACCGGCCATAAAAAATCCGCTGGCCGGAGCGAACGGATTTTTTTGAAACATCTTCCTTAAGCGCTATGCGCGGGAGCCTGCTACCTTAGTCGGCAAGCTCGGCTAAACACATTTCGTCGTAGATTTGTTTTACCCACTGGTCAACGCGCTCTTCGGTTAATTCCGGCTGACGGTCTTCATCGATAGTTAATCCGATAAAGGTATTGTCATCAATCAGGCCTTTAGAGGCTTCAAATTCGTAGCCTTCAGTTGGCCAGTGACCTACCAGGATGGCGCCTTTGGCTTCAACGATATCACGCAGCGGCCCCATAGCATCGCAGAAGTACTCAGCGTAGTCTTCCTGATCCCCTAAGCCAAAAATCGCCACTAGTTTATCGGTAAAGTCAATTTCTTCTAAATCAGGTAGAAAGTCATCCCAGTCACATTGGTTTTCACCATAGTACCAGGTAGGAATACCCAGGATCAGTAAATCAAATTCTGCTATTTCTTCCTTGGTGCTTTTAGCAATATCTTTTACTTCTACCATTTTTTTACCCAGTTTTTTCTGGATCATTTTGCTAACTGCTTCGGTATTACCGGTATCACTACCGAAGAACAAACCTACGATTGCCATGAAACTCTAACCTTTTACTCAATTAAATTTAATTCTGTGATGCCGCCAGTGATGCTATCAACAGCGACTCAATCAACTCACCCCGACTGATCTGCTCAGCTTTGGCCCGTTGATCCAATTGTTCAAACAAAGTGTGATGAATTTTAAATTCAACCCGTTTTAAGCCATTACTTCTGTCACGTTTGACTTGATTACGTTTGTTGATCTTGATTTGCACATTACGCGGGAGAGGGTTCGTTTTCGGACGACCCGGGCGTTTTTCATCACTGAACAAATCAATAGTGGTTAAATCTGTTGCTTCTTTTGCCATATTATTTTATTTAGCCAACGCCCTGACTTTCCCAGACAA
It includes:
- a CDS encoding tetratricopeptide repeat protein, whose translation is MSVSAHEPLLRQNDSCYQINKIWIYNSATQVVIREGQETKLRAKTADVLNLLILSQGNVVTAQYFFDHVWSGKYVGENVLKQSIKELRNCFADDTKTLISTITKQGYKLSAQICRYRKETSPPSREDKQDDNKELPTDVLAVDKQITPPAKTHNKQKLLPFPRQLLVCKSQQLSWLLAAVLLYALFLLYFKFSQLQSQHQHQMLRLESLSAEKQFFQDTVFRYYNTLKNNKTLLKAVLDKSRVRIAEFSGPATTKQGMQQALYELYYLGGDYKEARVIIGRIEQHSEQVYGKHSIEYIETKFTTIDTLLKLRRRQEAYDVARHTLELSQNYHPDNKLLLAKAHLFAGRGDLYCVEPFCLRRESMNDGEQHTRLALALYREELPADAIEIADALYLLNWFLLDGEEKVTLVQNVIHIYKEKLGHLHEKTAAAMEELGRILIFFHQKWQSGEQYLLDAYNIRSKLYPKNHPRMAQTHGNLGEHYLMIGQYPSAIEHLLTALEISKLINGEGNDSHLEYLMFLARARLYNQEAQAAKAVADKAFDIIESHKITPALLIVRALEITRLRVEQALGNNSLSREELKNHIASATGSYRASASVLKHEYQARLLDTYSDTDSYEYLTDLRQVLDSINPKSRYLYRSDIDFLKHRALAQCDKLGSEFCRQMEMAFALANITPGLLQGKLD
- the ybfE gene encoding LexA regulated protein, with translation MAKEATDLTTIDLFSDEKRPGRPKTNPLPRNVQIKINKRNQVKRDRSNGLKRVEFKIHHTLFEQLDQRAKAEQISRGELIESLLIASLAASQN
- the fldA gene encoding flavodoxin FldA translates to MAIVGLFFGSDTGNTEAVSKMIQKKLGKKMVEVKDIAKSTKEEIAEFDLLILGIPTWYYGENQCDWDDFLPDLEEIDFTDKLVAIFGLGDQEDYAEYFCDAMGPLRDIVEAKGAILVGHWPTEGYEFEASKGLIDDNTFIGLTIDEDRQPELTEERVDQWVKQIYDEMCLAELAD